One Aquamicrobium sp. genomic region harbors:
- the arsC gene encoding arsenate reductase (glutaredoxin) (This arsenate reductase requires both glutathione and glutaredoxin to convert arsenate to arsenite, after which the efflux transporter formed by ArsA and ArsB can extrude the arsenite from the cell, providing resistance.) translates to MTTRIYHNPNCGTSRNVLALIRNSGDEPEVIEYLKTPPSRERLVALIAAMGIPVRDLLRRKGTPYDELKLDAPKFSDDELIDLMLEHPILINRPIVETPLGTRLCRPSEAVLDILPNPQRGEFRKEDGELVVDADGRRVNESPAR, encoded by the coding sequence ATGACCACCAGGATCTATCACAACCCGAACTGCGGCACGTCGCGCAACGTGCTGGCGCTGATCCGCAACTCCGGCGATGAGCCGGAGGTTATCGAGTATCTGAAGACGCCCCCGAGCCGCGAGCGGCTCGTGGCGCTGATCGCCGCGATGGGGATCCCCGTGCGCGACCTCCTGCGCCGGAAGGGCACGCCCTACGACGAGCTCAAGCTCGATGCCCCCAAGTTCTCCGACGACGAGCTGATCGACCTGATGCTGGAGCATCCCATCCTCATCAACCGCCCCATCGTCGAGACGCCGCTCGGAACACGGCTCTGCCGCCCCTCCGAGGCGGTGCTCGACATCCTGCCGAACCCGCAGCGCGGGGAGTTCCGCAAGGAGGACGGCGAGCTCGTGGTGGACGCCGACGGGCGCCGCGTAAACGAGAGCCCCGCCCGATGA
- a CDS encoding PepSY domain-containing protein gives MKTLLTAAALALAIPAGAALADTHCDVPTANMQSWESLIQLTKDFGWSISKMELDDGCYELNVIDQGGNHLEMIVDPQTLDVIDGKVERWSDGTRPEKTK, from the coding sequence ATGAAGACCCTGCTCACCGCCGCTGCACTTGCCCTTGCGATCCCTGCCGGGGCGGCGCTTGCGGACACCCATTGCGACGTGCCGACCGCGAACATGCAGTCCTGGGAATCGCTCATCCAGCTGACCAAGGATTTTGGCTGGTCCATCTCGAAGATGGAGCTCGACGATGGCTGCTACGAACTCAATGTCATCGATCAGGGCGGCAATCACCTGGAGATGATCGTCGATCCCCAGACGCTCGACGTCATCGACGGCAAGGTCGAGCGCTGGAGCGACGGCACCAGGCCCGAAAAAACGAAGTGA
- a CDS encoding PepSY domain-containing protein: MRKALTMLVLALVLPAGAALADDDCRVPMADWQPREAVTALAQERGWTISGIKIDDGCYEVRGTDAEGHQIRVKIDPGNLDLVEMRIRYRDRDGRRSGPPEGNHD; encoded by the coding sequence ATGCGCAAGGCGCTGACAATGCTGGTTCTGGCTCTGGTGTTGCCAGCGGGCGCGGCACTGGCCGACGACGATTGCCGCGTCCCCATGGCCGACTGGCAACCGCGCGAGGCGGTGACGGCGTTGGCGCAGGAGCGGGGCTGGACGATTTCGGGCATCAAGATCGATGACGGTTGCTACGAAGTCCGGGGCACCGACGCCGAAGGCCATCAGATCAGGGTCAAGATCGACCCCGGCAATCTCGATCTGGTCGAGATGCGCATCCGTTATCGCGACAGGGATGGACGACGGTCGGGCCCACCGGAAGGGAACCATGACTGA
- the arsH gene encoding arsenical resistance protein ArsH: MADHPVPIEDLPNIDPASLRPIDVAALAGPGAPAHPPRILMLYGSLRTRSYSRFASEEAARLLRWFGAETRAFNPSGLPLPDAEDPDHPKVRELRELATWSEGMVWCSPERHGAMTGVMKAQIDWLSLSLGGVRPTQGKTLAVMQVSGGSQSFNAVNQMRILGRWMRMVTIPNQSSVAKAWGEFDEGGRMRPSPYYNRIVDVMEELVKFTHLTRGRSAYLTDRYSERVESAEQLSKRVNQRSI, encoded by the coding sequence ATGGCTGACCATCCCGTCCCGATCGAAGACCTGCCGAACATCGACCCAGCATCGCTCCGGCCGATCGACGTGGCTGCGCTCGCCGGGCCCGGCGCGCCGGCGCACCCGCCCCGCATCCTGATGCTCTATGGATCGCTCCGGACGCGCTCCTACTCGCGCTTTGCCTCGGAGGAGGCGGCGCGCCTGCTGCGCTGGTTCGGCGCCGAGACCCGCGCCTTCAACCCGTCCGGCTTGCCGCTGCCGGACGCGGAAGACCCCGACCACCCGAAGGTCAGGGAGCTGCGTGAGCTCGCCACTTGGTCGGAGGGCATGGTCTGGTGCTCGCCCGAGCGGCACGGCGCGATGACCGGCGTCATGAAGGCGCAGATCGACTGGCTGTCGCTGTCGCTCGGCGGCGTGCGGCCGACGCAAGGCAAGACGCTCGCGGTCATGCAGGTCTCCGGCGGCTCGCAGAGCTTCAACGCCGTCAACCAGATGCGCATCCTCGGCCGCTGGATGCGCATGGTGACGATCCCAAACCAGTCCTCGGTGGCGAAGGCGTGGGGCGAATTTGATGAGGGCGGCCGCATGCGGCCGTCGCCGTACTACAATCGCATCGTCGACGTCATGGAGGAACTCGTGAAGTTCACCCATCTCACGCGCGGCCGTTCGGCCTATCTAACCGACCGCTACTCGGAGCGGGTGGAAAGCGCTGAGCAGCTGTCCAAGCGCGTCAACCAACGCTCGATCTAG
- a CDS encoding PepSY domain-containing protein, whose protein sequence is MRIPWIAAACLAALPATAALAEDDCHAPRAAWQPREAAMQAASRLGWRVEEIEADDGCWEIEGRDAEGRRIKAKLDPATLNVVKLRHRDGGRDRRREDVRAPAAPLAAPPANPLFQNGKPPVVQVN, encoded by the coding sequence ATGAGGATTCCGTGGATTGCCGCCGCTTGCCTTGCGGCGCTGCCGGCAACGGCTGCGCTGGCGGAGGATGACTGCCATGCGCCTCGTGCCGCCTGGCAGCCGCGCGAGGCGGCCATGCAGGCCGCGAGCCGCCTTGGCTGGCGCGTCGAGGAAATCGAGGCCGATGACGGCTGCTGGGAGATCGAGGGCCGCGATGCCGAAGGCCGGCGCATCAAGGCCAAGCTCGACCCCGCCACGCTGAACGTCGTCAAGCTGCGCCACCGCGACGGCGGCCGCGACCGGCGGCGCGAGGACGTGCGCGCACCGGCCGCCCCGCTGGCCGCCCCACCCGCCAATCCGCTGTTCCAGAACGGCAAGCCGCCCGTAGTGCAGGTGAACTGA
- a CDS encoding sensor histidine kinase, whose product MRAPASLRGRLALWLGLALVALWLATALLTAGLMRRELDALFDSALQESAERLLPLAVNDVLGRGPADENDEDDPRILGVIAPHDEFLTYVLRDPAGRVLLQSHAVDPAGFPPWDGPGFRSTATLRLYNIAALRDTVRLTVAEPLAHRARIAREALWMLLLPLLVVVPLAFAAIWLALRAGLAPLQRWRERLAARGARDLSPVSAGDLPSELAPIAATLDDVLCRLSAAFEAERSFAANAAHELRTPLAGAIAQAQRLQAETADPAARMRAAAMEAALKRLLRVSERLMQLARAEGARLRRDSAADLCPVVRILVEEQGRDAGDERIRLRLPEAAVLSDLDPDALAIILRNLIDNALRHGDPAKPVDVTLTSEGILRVSNDGLPIPPETLARLATRFTRAGSSAEGSGLGLAIVATIAERIGSRLHLTSPRPGATSGLTAEMMLPCASDCEVEKRDNRPSRHSVSSSAS is encoded by the coding sequence ATGAGGGCACCCGCAAGCCTGCGGGGCCGGCTGGCGCTCTGGCTGGGGCTGGCGCTGGTGGCGCTGTGGCTGGCAACCGCCCTGCTGACCGCCGGACTGATGCGGCGTGAATTGGACGCGCTGTTCGACTCGGCGCTTCAGGAAAGCGCCGAACGCCTGCTGCCTCTCGCTGTCAACGATGTGCTGGGTCGCGGCCCGGCCGACGAGAATGACGAGGACGATCCACGCATTCTGGGCGTCATCGCTCCGCATGACGAGTTCCTGACCTATGTGTTGCGCGACCCGGCCGGTCGGGTGCTGCTGCAATCGCATGCTGTCGATCCGGCCGGGTTTCCGCCTTGGGACGGGCCGGGGTTTCGCAGCACGGCGACGCTTCGCCTCTACAATATCGCCGCATTGCGAGACACGGTGCGACTGACCGTGGCCGAGCCGCTGGCCCACCGCGCCCGCATCGCGCGCGAGGCGCTGTGGATGTTGCTGCTGCCGCTTCTGGTGGTGGTGCCGCTGGCCTTCGCGGCGATATGGCTGGCGCTGCGGGCGGGACTTGCGCCACTGCAACGCTGGCGCGAGCGGCTGGCGGCGCGTGGCGCGCGGGATCTGTCGCCGGTGTCCGCGGGCGATCTGCCTTCGGAACTCGCCCCGATCGCCGCCACGCTCGATGATGTGCTCTGCCGCCTGTCCGCCGCTTTCGAGGCCGAGCGGAGTTTCGCCGCCAACGCCGCGCATGAGCTGCGCACCCCGCTGGCCGGCGCCATCGCCCAGGCACAGCGTCTTCAGGCCGAGACGGCGGACCCGGCCGCGCGGATGCGCGCGGCCGCGATGGAGGCGGCGCTGAAACGCCTGCTACGGGTCAGCGAGCGCCTGATGCAGCTTGCCCGCGCCGAGGGGGCGAGGCTGCGCCGGGACAGCGCCGCCGATCTGTGCCCCGTGGTGCGGATACTGGTCGAGGAACAGGGCCGCGACGCGGGCGACGAGCGCATCCGCCTTCGCCTGCCCGAAGCGGCGGTTCTGTCCGACCTCGACCCGGATGCGCTGGCCATCATCTTGCGCAACCTGATCGACAACGCACTGCGCCACGGCGATCCGGCAAAACCGGTCGACGTGACGCTCACCTCAGAGGGCATCCTACGTGTGTCCAATGACGGCCTGCCCATCCCTCCCGAAACGCTTGCCCGTCTCGCCACCCGCTTTACCCGCGCCGGCAGCAGCGCCGAAGGCAGCGGCCTCGGCCTCGCCATCGTCGCCACCATCGCCGAGCGCATCGGATCACGCCTGCATCTGACCTCTCCGCGCCCCGGCGCTACAAGCGGCCTCACCGCGGAGATGATGCTGCCCTGCGCTTCCGACTGTGAGGTCGAGAAGCGGGACAATCGTCCCAGCCGTCATAGTGTGAGTTCAAGCGCGTCTTAA
- a CDS encoding PadR family transcriptional regulator: MEHQELLSGFIRLHVLHHAAEGDLYGQWMIEELARHGYRVSPGTLYPMLHAMERKGYLESRTERAGRSHRRIYRATPYGTEALNLAHDKIRELFREVVPGSDGA; this comes from the coding sequence ATGGAACATCAGGAGCTCCTCTCCGGATTCATTCGGCTCCACGTCCTGCACCATGCCGCCGAGGGCGACCTGTACGGACAGTGGATGATCGAGGAACTGGCTCGGCATGGCTACCGCGTCAGCCCGGGCACGCTCTACCCGATGCTCCACGCGATGGAGCGCAAGGGGTATCTCGAATCCCGCACCGAACGGGCGGGCCGCTCGCATCGGCGCATCTACAGGGCGACGCCCTACGGGACCGAGGCGCTGAACCTCGCGCACGACAAGATCCGGGAGCTATTTCGTGAGGTCGTTCCGGGAAGCGACGGCGCCTGA
- a CDS encoding DUF2271 domain-containing protein: MKSAIAAFALTSALVAPGLAAARPVTFTTTLNNYGGDGAYLVIYLTDAAGRYAGTLWVAGGKSKYYDSLAGWYRATGGDPAQIDGITGASVGAGRTLEITLDLADALFDAGYVLHVDAAVEDMRDSPDDVAVPLTTQGAGKPTPGRRYVASLKYDM, from the coding sequence ATGAAATCCGCCATTGCAGCATTTGCACTGACCTCGGCCCTCGTGGCGCCCGGCCTCGCCGCAGCCCGGCCAGTCACCTTCACCACCACGCTGAACAACTACGGCGGCGACGGCGCCTATCTGGTGATTTACCTCACCGATGCCGCGGGCCGCTATGCAGGCACGCTCTGGGTCGCCGGGGGCAAGTCGAAATACTACGATTCGCTTGCCGGCTGGTATCGCGCCACCGGTGGCGATCCGGCGCAGATCGACGGCATCACCGGCGCCAGTGTCGGCGCGGGCCGGACGCTGGAAATCACGCTCGACCTGGCCGATGCGCTGTTTGACGCGGGCTATGTCCTGCATGTCGATGCCGCCGTCGAGGATATGCGCGACAGCCCCGACGACGTGGCGGTGCCCCTGACCACGCAAGGCGCAGGCAAGCCCACGCCGGGCCGCCGCTACGTCGCCAGCCTCAAATACGACATGTGA
- a CDS encoding helix-turn-helix transcriptional regulator yields the protein MEKQATLAALAALSQETRLDIFRLLVEAGPEGRAVGRIGEALDLPSATLSFHLKELKHAGLVTVQREGRSLIYSADFATMTGLIDYLTRHCCAGDPAACGIAPSTHAARKETA from the coding sequence ATGGAAAAACAGGCCACACTCGCTGCGCTTGCCGCGCTCTCGCAGGAGACGCGTCTCGACATCTTTCGCCTGCTGGTGGAGGCCGGTCCGGAAGGGCGTGCAGTGGGGCGGATCGGCGAGGCGCTGGATCTCCCTTCGGCCACGCTCTCGTTCCACCTCAAGGAACTGAAGCACGCCGGGCTGGTGACGGTCCAGCGCGAAGGACGCTCGCTGATCTACTCAGCGGACTTCGCCACCATGACAGGCCTCATCGACTATCTGACCCGCCACTGTTGCGCCGGCGATCCGGCAGCATGCGGGATCGCCCCCTCGACGCACGCCGCCCGGAAAGAGACCGCATGA
- the chrA gene encoding chromate efflux transporter has translation MFRAFLKLGLTSFGGPIAHLGYFRDELVTRRKWIDEAGYADLVALCQFLPGPASSQVGFALGLLRGGPLGAAAAWAAFTLPSALLLVLFAFGASAVDGPIGAGLLHGLKIVAVAVVAQAVWGMARTLAPDRGRASIALAAVLIVVFAAGSVGQIVAIVVGGLAGLWLCRGGAAPTTGHLTFAVSRTVGAAALGLFFLLLFLLPVLSTAAGSQGLALFDAFYRAGSLVFGGGHVVLPLLEAEVVRPGWVGEDAFLAGYGAAQAVPGPLFTFGTYLGAVMVPEPNGLAGAAIGLIAIFLPGFLLLIGTLPFWDAFRTRPLAQAAMRGANAAVVGILGAALYDPVWTSAIFSPQDFALALVGFVLLTVWKAPPWVVVVLIATGGIALALL, from the coding sequence GTGTTCCGAGCTTTTCTGAAGCTCGGGCTCACCTCGTTCGGCGGCCCGATCGCGCATCTCGGCTATTTCCGCGACGAGCTCGTCACACGACGCAAGTGGATCGACGAGGCGGGTTATGCCGACCTCGTCGCGCTCTGCCAGTTTCTGCCCGGGCCGGCCTCGAGCCAGGTCGGCTTCGCGCTGGGCCTGCTTCGCGGCGGTCCGCTCGGGGCAGCCGCGGCGTGGGCGGCGTTCACGCTGCCGTCCGCTCTGCTGCTCGTGCTCTTCGCGTTCGGTGCATCCGCCGTCGACGGGCCGATCGGAGCGGGCCTCCTGCACGGGCTCAAGATCGTCGCCGTGGCGGTTGTCGCGCAGGCTGTCTGGGGCATGGCCCGAACGCTCGCGCCCGATCGCGGGAGGGCCAGCATCGCCCTTGCGGCGGTGCTGATCGTGGTCTTCGCCGCCGGATCGGTCGGACAAATCGTGGCCATCGTCGTCGGCGGTCTTGCCGGTCTCTGGCTCTGCCGGGGCGGCGCCGCTCCGACGACGGGGCATCTGACCTTCGCGGTCTCCAGGACGGTGGGAGCCGCTGCGCTCGGACTGTTCTTCCTGCTGCTGTTTCTTCTGCCGGTCCTGTCGACAGCGGCGGGATCGCAGGGGCTGGCGCTCTTCGACGCTTTCTATCGGGCGGGCTCGCTGGTGTTCGGCGGCGGTCATGTCGTCCTGCCGCTGCTCGAGGCGGAGGTGGTCCGGCCCGGCTGGGTCGGCGAGGACGCGTTCCTGGCCGGATATGGCGCGGCGCAGGCCGTTCCGGGGCCGCTCTTCACCTTCGGCACCTATCTGGGCGCGGTCATGGTGCCGGAGCCGAACGGCCTTGCCGGCGCGGCCATCGGCCTCATCGCGATCTTCCTGCCCGGGTTCCTACTGCTGATCGGCACGCTTCCCTTCTGGGACGCCTTTCGGACGCGGCCGCTGGCGCAGGCGGCCATGCGCGGCGCAAACGCCGCCGTCGTCGGCATCCTCGGCGCGGCTCTCTATGATCCCGTCTGGACGAGCGCGATCTTCAGCCCGCAGGACTTCGCGCTTGCTCTGGTGGGGTTCGTGCTGCTGACCGTGTGGAAGGCGCCGCCGTGGGTAGTGGTGGTGCTGATCGCGACAGGCGGGATTGCGCTCGCTCTCCTCTGA
- the arsB gene encoding ACR3 family arsenite efflux transporter — MSNDTYARTAEAIAAAPAGIGFFEKWLSVWVALCIGAGLLLGNVLPGLFETLAALEIASVNLVVAVLIWAMVYPMMVAVDFASLRHIGDRPKGLVLTIVVNWLIKPFTMAGLAVLFFEVLFADLIAPADAQQYIAGLILLGAAPCTAMVFVWSQLTRGDATYTLVQVSVNDVIMIFAFAPIVALLLGVTDIVVPWETLILSVGLYILIPLAAGAATRQWLARGRRGADAEAAVARFTAAVKPFSVLGLLATVVLLFGFQGQIILEQPLLIALIAVPLLIQSYGIFALAYAAAWAWRVPFNVAAPCALIGTSNFFELAVAVAISLFGLQSGAALATVVGVLVEVPVMLSLVAFANRTCHHFPADDGGARHG, encoded by the coding sequence ATGAGCAACGACACCTACGCGCGCACGGCCGAGGCCATCGCAGCGGCGCCTGCCGGCATCGGCTTCTTCGAAAAGTGGCTCTCTGTCTGGGTGGCGCTCTGCATCGGCGCCGGGCTGCTGCTCGGCAACGTGCTGCCGGGCCTGTTCGAGACGCTCGCCGCGCTCGAGATCGCGTCCGTCAACCTGGTCGTTGCCGTCCTGATCTGGGCGATGGTCTATCCGATGATGGTGGCGGTCGACTTCGCGAGCCTGCGCCACATCGGCGATCGGCCGAAAGGGCTCGTGCTGACGATCGTGGTGAACTGGCTGATCAAGCCCTTCACCATGGCAGGGCTCGCCGTCCTGTTCTTCGAGGTTCTGTTCGCGGACCTGATCGCACCGGCCGATGCGCAGCAGTACATTGCCGGTCTGATCCTGCTGGGCGCGGCACCCTGCACCGCGATGGTGTTCGTCTGGTCGCAGCTCACTCGGGGCGACGCCACCTACACGCTGGTGCAGGTCTCGGTGAACGACGTCATCATGATCTTTGCCTTCGCGCCCATCGTGGCGCTGCTCCTCGGCGTCACCGATATCGTCGTGCCCTGGGAGACGCTCATCCTCTCGGTCGGGCTCTACATTCTGATCCCGCTCGCTGCCGGCGCCGCCACGCGCCAGTGGCTCGCGCGGGGCCGCCGGGGGGCGGACGCCGAGGCGGCGGTCGCGCGCTTCACGGCGGCGGTCAAGCCCTTCTCGGTGCTCGGCCTGCTGGCGACGGTCGTGCTTCTATTCGGGTTTCAGGGGCAGATCATCCTGGAGCAGCCGCTGCTGATCGCGCTGATCGCGGTGCCGCTCCTGATCCAGTCCTACGGCATCTTTGCGCTGGCCTATGCTGCGGCCTGGGCGTGGCGCGTGCCCTTCAACGTCGCCGCGCCCTGCGCGCTGATCGGTACGTCCAACTTCTTCGAGCTCGCGGTGGCCGTCGCGATCAGCCTCTTCGGACTGCAATCCGGCGCTGCGCTCGCGACCGTGGTCGGTGTTCTCGTCGAGGTTCCGGTCATGCTGTCACTTGTCGCCTTCGCCAATCGGACTTGTCACCATTTTCCCGCGGATGACGGAGGCGCGCGGCATGGCTGA
- a CDS encoding response regulator transcription factor: MRILLIEDDTVLGAAVRDQITADGHSADWVHRLDAASEHLRTIPYDLVLLDLMLPDGRGIPYLRALRGRGNATPVIILTALDQVSDRIEGLNAGADDYLIKPFDLAELTARIGSVARRYAGNPNPLIQHGDLEIDLAARSVHRAGRLVPLTAREWALFEALLGHPGQLFSKAQLEDKLYAFGAEVESNTIEVHVSRLRKKLGTSVIETERGLGYRLGRG, from the coding sequence ATGCGCATCCTGCTGATCGAGGACGACACGGTGCTGGGCGCGGCGGTGCGCGACCAGATCACAGCGGATGGTCACAGCGCCGACTGGGTGCATCGGCTCGATGCGGCAAGCGAGCATCTGAGAACCATCCCCTACGACCTGGTGCTGCTGGATCTGATGCTGCCCGACGGGCGTGGCATTCCCTATCTGCGCGCGCTCCGCGGGCGCGGCAATGCCACGCCGGTGATCATCCTCACCGCGCTCGATCAGGTCTCGGACCGCATCGAAGGCCTGAACGCGGGGGCCGACGACTATCTGATCAAGCCCTTCGATCTCGCGGAGCTCACGGCGCGGATCGGCTCGGTCGCGCGCCGCTATGCCGGCAACCCCAACCCGCTGATCCAGCATGGCGATCTGGAAATCGACCTTGCCGCGCGCAGCGTTCATCGCGCCGGCAGGCTCGTGCCGCTGACGGCGCGCGAATGGGCGCTGTTCGAGGCCCTGCTGGGCCATCCCGGCCAACTGTTCTCGAAGGCACAGCTCGAGGACAAGCTTTACGCTTTCGGCGCCGAGGTCGAAAGCAACACCATTGAGGTCCATGTCAGCCGCCTGCGCAAGAAGCTGGGCACCAGCGTCATCGAGACCGAGCGCGGCCTCGGCTATCGGCTGGGTCGCGGATGA